Sequence from the Candidatus Methylomirabilota bacterium genome:
AAGTCCCCTCCCGTGACCGGATCGAAGGCGGCCGTGCTGACATCGTCATCCTGGAAGACGCGGTACGTGCTGCTGTCCATGAAGAAGACCCCGCTCTTCGTCTGCAGCCGGATGGCCAGCTCTTTGGCATACTGAATATCCGCGGCGAGCCTCCTCGCGGCGAGGCTTGCCTTGGGGGAGACGAACCGGGGCAGGGCCAGGGCGGAGAGGATCCCCACCAGGATCACGACGATCACGATCTCGATCAGGGTGTAGCCTGCCTCTTGGGCTCGATGGTATCGGCGCATGCTCTGTCTCGCTGCGAAATTGCTCCGGGCCTCTGCCGCTCGGCGGCTTCAGCGGGCGCGGCGTACGGCGTTTTCGCGCTCTCGCTGTTTTGAGCATGAATTTTGCAATAACTGTGCCGAGCACGGGCGGCTTCCAGACGGGGACTTATGGTCCTTGCCCACGCCTCAGGGAAACGACGGCTGAATGGATACCGGCAGGCACACGGACTCGACGAGCAGCCCGTGTCTCGCGGCACACGGGAGGTGTAGTTTTTTCTTGCAATTTTGTCAGAACGTTGTATAAGCCAAGGGATGTTTGAACAATGTGGGAGGTGAGATCGAGCAGGACGTCTCGAAAGAAAGGGGGGAGTTAATTGAGGGCATTAGGCAAACACCTTTTGGTGGAACTGTACGGGTGCAATCCGGAGTTACTCAAAAAGGTTGACGCCGTCCGGGACATCATGGTAACGGCAGCCAAGGCCTGCAAGGCCACGGTCGTTGACGTGGCCTTCCACGAGTTCAAACCATTCGGGGTGAGCGGAGTTGTGGTCATCGCCGAATCCCACCTCTCGATCCATACCTGGCCAGAGTATCAATACGCAGCGGTCGATATCTTCACCTGTGGTAAGACCATCGAGCCGGAACAAGCAGTCCGGCACATTGCGGACCGCTTTGACTGCCCCTACCCATCCATTGTGGAGGTGAAGCGAGGTTTCATACCGGGATCCGGACCCTTGCGCCACAAGGTGGTGCAGGGTGGGCGAAGATCTCAGGGTTCTCGCGAGAAGGTCCCGGCGGTTTCCTAGACCTTCCGGTTACCCGGACCCCTGACTCGGTAGCGACCGGCGCCCGCAAAGGACGAATGCAGTGAAACGGCATCTCGCGTGGAGGGCAAGCCTGGTAGGCGTGGCTGCCCTCCTCTCCTTTTTGTACATTCTCCCGTCGATCCCGGGCTTTTCCCCGCTCCCGGCCTGGTGGAGGTACGTGCGACCTCTTATCTTTGCCCCGCCACCCGAGCCGATCAGTTTAGGACTGGATCTGCAGGGGGGGATGCATCTCGTGTTGGAAGTGGATGTAGAGAAGGCGGTCGAGATTGCCGTGGAGCGGCGGGTGGCAGAGATTCAGGGGGCCGTCGAGGAAGAGGGGATCTCCGTGGCACGGCTCGAGCGTCGGGGGACAAGACAGATTTTTCTCGAGATCACGGAGGAGAAGGCCCGGGGAGCGGTGGAGCGGATCTTAGGGAACTATCCGGAGATGGCGCGGTCCGAGGAGGGAAGGACCCAGTTCCTGCTCACTCTGAGCGGCCGGGAGGTGGCCGTGATTCAGGAGCAGGCAGTCGAGCAGAACGTCGAGAAGATCCGAAACCGGGTGGATGAGTTTGGGGTTCGGGAGCCGCTCATCCAGCGACAGGGGGATCGTCGGATCGTCGTCCAGCTTCCAGGGATCAAGGATCCGGAACGGGCAATCAAGCTCATCGGGAAGACCGCTCTGCTCGAGTTCAAGCTGGTGGATGAAAGGAGCCGGGACAGGAATATCGTGGAGGAAGCCCTCAAGGGAAAGGTTCCGGAAGGCGCCGAGATCCTCTATGAAAAGGTGTTGGACCCGCAGGGACGAGTGGTGGACCGTATCCCGTACCTCCTCGAGAAGAAGACCGTGCTGACGGGTGATGTGCTCACCTCTGCCCGGGTGCAGTTCGATCCGGATACCAATGAGCCCGTTGTCGCGTTCGCGTTGGACCGCGCGGGGGCGCGAATCTTTGGAGATGTCACCGGCAAGAATGTGGGACGACGATTGGCCATCGTCCTGGACGGCAACGTCTACTCGGCTCCCGTGATTCAAAATCGCATCTCGGGCGGTCGGGGGCAGATCACTGGTCGGTTCACCCCGGACGGGGCCCGGGACCTGGCAATCGTCCTCAGGGCAGGTGCTTTGCCGGCCCCGGTTGACGTGATTGCGAATCTGACCGTTGGGCCCTCCCTGGGCCAGGACTCTATTCGAGCCGGGGTGCAGGCAAGCATCGTCGCCGGGATCTTGGTGGTCAGTGTGATGACCTTTTACTACCGACTGGCTGGGGTCGTTGCCAACTTAGCCCTTCTCCTCAATCTCGTCATGATGCTGGGAATATTGGCGGGGATACAGGCGACCCTGACTCTGCCGGGGATTGCCGGGATCGCGCTCACCATTGGCCTGGCGGTGGACAGTAACGTCCTGATCTTCGAGCGGATCCGGGAAGAGCTGCGACTCGGGAAGACGGTCCGGTCCGCCATCGATACCGGATATAGCAAGGCCTGGGTCACTATCATCGATTCCCACATTACCGCCCTGATCACGGCCATGGCCCTCTTCCTCTTCGGCAGTGGCCCGATCCGGGGCTTTGCCGTCACCTTGGGCATCGGCATCCTGATCAATCTGTTTACGGCCACCGTGGGGACCAGGGTGGTCTTTGACTGGATGACCCTGCGAGGGATGAAGCGACTCAGTATCTGAGGTGGCCCTCAGGCGCTGGGGGACGCGGGAGCAACGAGAGCAGTATGGAAGTTGTTGGTAAGACGAACATCGATTTTCTCGGGATGCGGCGCGTGGCCTTCACGATCTCGACCCTCATGGTCCTCGTGGGGGTCTTCGCCACCGTCCAGATCGTGCGGGGGCGGGCCAATCTTGGGATCGACTTCGCCGGCGGCACGTCCGTGCAGGTCCGCTTTGAACGGCCGGTGGAGCTCGCGAAAGTCCGGAGGGCGATTGCCGCCAGTGGCTTCCCAGAGAGTGAACTGCAGCAGTTCGTCGGCGGACGCCGACTCTTCATCCGGGTGAAATCGTCTGGGAAGCCGGTGGCCGGCACCGCGGCTGCCATCGAAGAACAGTTGAGGGAGGCCTTTTCCGCAAACCCCTTCATCGTGGAAAGCTCCAATGAGGTGGGTCCGGTCATCGGACGGGAGCTGCAGCAGGCGGCTCTCTGGGCCATTCTGGTTTCGCTGCTGGGTATTGTGAGCTACATCGCCTGGCGTTTCGAATTCCGGTTTGGGATCGTAGCCACCGTGGCGACGTTCCACGATGTCCTGGTGGTCCTGGGGGTCTTTTTCCTTCTGGGCAAAGAGATTACGCTCCTGATCGTGACCGCTCTCCTCACGCTGGCAGGATATTCGTTGACCGACACGGTCGTGGTGTTCGACCGGATTCGGGAAAACTTTCGGGCCCGACGACGGGACTCGCTGGCCGAGATGATCAATGCCAGCATCAACCAAGTCCTGAGCCGGACTATCATGACCTCCCTGACCACCCTGCTCGCTATCTTCGCCCTCTTCCTCCTCGGAGGTGAGGTCCTCCGGGATTTCTCCCTGACGTTGCTGCTCGGGATTGTCGTGGGGACCTATTCCTCCGTCTTTGTTGCCTCCCCCCTGGTGTATGAATGGCGGATGCGAGGACGCCGCCAGGCGGTGGGTGTCAAGAAACAGGCACAAAGCTTGCACTAGGATTCAATACCTTATAATGCTAGAACCTTCTGGCTTATGTAACGGTCTTTTCCAGAGATGCCCTTCAGCGGCAAGGCCGTGACATAAAGGGGGGGCGGGATGAGGAGAGTCATGAAAGAGAAGATGGGGGTAGCGCTGGGCGTTTTGGCGGTCACCTGGTTTCTGGTCGGGCAACTCGCCACCTCGGGGGTCGCGTCTGCCCAAGAGCAGGGGAAGCAACAGGAGATCCTCCCTGAGGGGGTCTATCTGGTCAAGGATCATGATACGCTGTGGGCCATCGCGAACCGTTTTCTCGACAACCCTCGTCTTTGGCCCAAGGTCTGGAAGCAGAATCCCTTTATCAACAACCCCGATTTGATATTCCCCGGTGATCCCTTGATCATCCCGGGGCTCACCGGGCCGCCAAAAGCGGTGGCGGAGGCTCCCCCGGTGCCTGAGGAGTGGGTCGAGCCGCCGCCCGCTCCTGGACCTGAAGTCGGACTACCTCTGGAGGAGGAGGTCATTCCCTTAGGGGAGGCGCCTCGGGTCGTAGAGCTGCAAGGGCCGGAAGAAGCTATCACGGTCCCAGAGCATGCCGCGCTTCAGATCATTCCTCGAGGAGAACTGGAGTGCAGCGGGTTCGTGGCCGAGAAGCAGGAGATCCATACGGTCGGCCGGATCATCCGGTCGGCGGAAGAGTTTGATGTCCGGTTCTCGTGGGGGGACCAGATCTTTGTCGATCTGGGGGGACGGAAGGTTCAAAAGGGGGATCGGTTCCGGATAATCCGCCCGACGAGAAAGGTCAGGCATCCGGTAACCGGGAGGCGCGTGGGTATCAAGGTGATGACCTTGGGGACCGTGGAGATCGTTGATACCGCCGGACCAGCGCCCCGCGCTCGGATTGTGTACAGCTGTGAAGACATCACCCGCGGGGATGCCCTGGTAGAGGCAACGCCATTGGAGGTCCCGCTTGGAGGCATGAGCCGTCCCACCAATCTGAGTCGCGGGGGATACATTGTGGCCTCTAAGAGTGGTGCATACTCCTTGGGACAGGGAGACATTGTGTATGTGGATGTCGGACAGGCAGAGCAGATCGTCCCTGGCGATGAGTTCGCCATCTATAAGCAGTCCGGTCGGCGTACCTCCTTGGCGGAGATAAACCGGGGGGAGCTCGTCGTAGTCCGAACCACTGCCAAATCGGCAGTCGCCCTCGTTACCCGATCCGACCTCGCTCTGCGGGAGGGCGAGCGGATCGTTCTGCTCCGGAAGATGCCCTAACCAGTAAGGGCAATTGCGAATTGCGAATTTCGAATTTTCCGACACTATATTTCGGCTTTAGAACTTTGAACTTCTGAACGTCAATTCGAAATCCGAAATCGCAAATTCGAAATTCCCATCGGGGCAATTTCGAATTGCGAATTTCGAATTTCGGATTGTTTTGGACATTTCAGAGTTCAGGATTCTAAAAATTCGAAATCGTTCGACCCTTCGACGGGCTCAGGGCGGTGAGCATAGTCGAACCGCTGAGGCGCTCACGACTCGAAGTCGCAAATTCGAAATACCCCTGCTGACAGCTCCAGCATGTCTCTCTTGACTCCCGATTCTCCCAGAGTATAATTCGAGGCCTTACGCTGAGACGGTGAATGCCCGATCCGGGGGGGCCATGGAGGAGCGCGAGGCGTGGCTGGCACTCAACATGGTACCACATGTGGGGCCCGCCACCTTTGCCATACTCCTAGAACACTTCGGGACCGCGAAACGCATCCTGAAGGCTTCACTCAAGGCTCTCGCGGCTGTTCCCGGGGTCGGTCCGGCCACGGCGAAGGCGATCCGCGACTCCCGTGTGCAGGAGACGGTTGCCCGGGAACGCAAGCGGATGGCGGGTCGGGATCTTCGGTTTGTGACACTCCGCGAGGAAGGGTACCCAGCCCCTCTGCGGGACATTCCCCAGCCTCCTCCGGTCCTCTACCATCGAGGAAGCTGGGAGGATCGAGATCGGAGGGCGGTGGCCATTGTGGGCTCCAGAGGCGCCACACCCTACGGTCGCGGCGTGGCCGATCGCCTCGCTTTCGAGTTGGCGAGGCGGGGGCTGACTATTGTGAGCGGATTGGCTAGGGGGATCGACGCAGCGGCTCATCGTGGGGCGTTACGAGCGGGTGGGCGAACCATCGCCGTCTTGGGATCGGGGGCAGATATCATCTATCCAGCAGAGCATCGGAAGCTCGGGGACGCGATCGCGGAAAGGGGCGCCCTGCTGAGTGAGTTTCCCCTCGGAACATCTCCCTTCAGGGGGAACTTCCCCCAGCGCAACCGGTTGATCAGTGGACTCTGCCTTGGCGTCGTCGTGGTCGAGGCGGCGGTCAATAGTGGAGCTCTGATCACCGCGGATCACGCCCTGGAACAGGGGAAGGAGGTCTTTGCGGTTCCCGGACAAGTCACGGGCCGGCTGAGCCAGGGGTGTCACCGGCTTATCAAATCCGGGGCCAAGCTCACCGAAGGATGGGAAGACGTGGTGGAGGAATTGGGGGCACCGTACGCGCAAGACGTGCCTCCAATGCCGCCCTTGCCTCCTGTGGAAGGAGAGGAGGGTCGGGTTCTTCAGGTGCTCGGAGAAGAGCCGATCCATATCGATGCCATCATCGTTGGGGCCAAACTCTCTGCTCCGACCGTCGCCATCTCTCTCCTCTCGCTGGAGATGAAGGGCTGGGTGAAGCAACTGTCCGGCAAGACCTTTGTCCGAGTAGGAATGTAGAATGAAGAATGAGGAATTCAGAATTAAGAATTGGGGATACACGAGAGGCGTCGGGAGTTAAGAATCTGAATTCTGCATTCTCAATGCTGAATTCTACGGAGTGAGGTAGCAGTGGCAAAATCACTGGTCATCGTGGAATCGCCGGCCAAGGCCAAAACCCTGAGCAAGTTTCTGGGGAAAGGGTATGTGGTCAAGGCGTCGTATGGCCATGTCCGCGATCTGCCTCGCAATCGCCTCGCGGTGGATGTCAACCGGGACTTCAAGACCCAGTTCCAGGTAGTCAAAGGACGGGAAAAGGTCTTAGAGGATCTTCGTAAGGCCGCCCGGGGCGCTCAGGCCGTCTTCCTGGCCACCGATCCAGATCGAGAAGGCGAGGCCATCGGGTGGCATCTCGTCCAGGAACTGAAACCCCCGAAGAAGGCGGTGCGTCGGGTGATCTTCCATGAGGTGACCAAGCGGGCCGTCCAAGAAGCATTTGCCCATCCTGGCTCCCTCGATGAAAGAAAGGTAGACGCCCAGCAGGCGCGCCGCATTCTTGACCGTCTGGTGGGATATCAGGTGAGCCCCCTCCTGTGGGAAAAGGTTCGACGGGGGCTGAGTGCGGGCCGGGTCCAATCGGTGGCGCTTCGTCTGGTCGTCGATCGCGAGCGCGAGATTCGCGCCTTTGTTTCGCAGGAGTACTGGACCATCGAGGCCCTCTTGGCCGCAGGCGCGCCGCCGGAGTTTCGGGTCCGGCTCTTCAAGATCAATGGAGGGAAGGTCGAAGTTCACACCGAGGACGAAGCTCAGACCCTCCTCCGCGAGTTCGAGCAGCAACGCTTCTGGGTGAAAGGGGTCAGCACCCGCGAGCGGCGTCGCTATCCCGTTCCTCCCTTTACCACGTCGAAACTTCAGCAAGAGGCGGTCCGGAAGCTCCGCATGACTGCCCGGCGGGCCATGATGATTGCCCAGCAACTCTACGAGGGAATCGAGGTGGGAAAAGAGGGTGCGGTTGGGTTGATCACATACATGCGGACCGACTCCACGCGGGTTTCGACCGAGGCGGTGGGAGAGGCCCGCAACTACATCACCGAACGGTTTGGTGCGGAGTACGTCCCCGAACGCCCCCCCGTATATAAGAGCGCCAAGGCGGCCCAGGAGGCCCACGAGGCCATCCGACCTACCTCGGTCTATCGGGATCCGAGCGCTGTGGCCCCCTACCTCACGAGAGATCAGCTCAGCCTCTACACTTTGATCTGGAACCGTTTCGTCGCCTCGCAGATGCCTCCGGCCCTCTTCGACGTGACCACGATCGATGTGGAGGCGGGTCGGTTCCTTTTCCGGGCCACGGGACGCGTCACGCGCTTTCAAGGCTTCATGCGACTCTATGTCGAGGGAACCGATGAAGGGGTCAAGCCACGAGCAGAGGAGGGACAGGAAACAGACACCAACGGCGAGAATGATGGGGAGATGACGTTGCCCCCCCTTCAGGAGGGAGAGGTGCTCGAGTTGCGGTTGCTCGATCCCAAGCAACATTTCACCCAGCCACCGCCCAGGTACACCGAGGCGACCTTGGTCAAAGAGTTGGAGGAGAATGGAATTGGCCGGCCCAGTACCTACGCTACCATCTTGCAGGTCATCCAGAATCGGGACTACGTGGAGAAAGACAAAGGAAAGTTCAGGCCGACAGAGATAGGTGAGGTGGTAGTGGATCTTCTCGTCAAGAGCTTTCCTCGCATCATGGATCATGAGTTCACCGCCAGGATGGAGTTGGTCCTTGACGAAATTGAGGAGGGGAAGGCCGACTGGCTAGAGGAGATGCGGCGCTTTTATGGGGCCTTTTCCGGGTGGCTGGAGGAGGCCAAGACCGGCATGGAGAATCTCAAAGCCCTCGAAGAGAAGACCGAGGAGACGTGTGAAAAGTGCGGAAGCCACATGGTCATTCGCTGGGGTCGATTCGGGAAGTTCTTGGCCTGCTCAGCCTACCCCGAGTGTAAGAACACCCGCGAACTCGTGCACGCCGCCGACCGCGGACCGACGACCGACGACCGAGGTGAGGAGAGTGCAGAGGCGGTCAACGGTGATCGGTCAACGGGCGAGGAGGAACGGGTTTGTGATGAATGCGGCAAACCGATGGTGCTGAAGAAGGGCCGCTACGGACTCTTCTGGGCCTGCTCCGGCTATCCCGAGTGTCGGTATGTCCTCAGTCCCGATCGAAAGGAGGGAGCGGCCACAGAGCCCAGCGACGAGAAATGTGAGACCTGCGGTGCCCAGATGGTAATCCGCCACGGCCGGTACGGCCGTTTCCTCGCGTGCTCGGCATATCCGAAATGCCGAACCGTACGATCGCTCCCCCTCGATGTTAAATGCCCGCGTTGTAATGCCCCTCTGACTCAGCGCCGGTCCAAAAAGGGGAGAGCCTTTTACGGCTGCACAAAATATCCTGAGTGTACCTTCGTCCTCTGGCAGCGCCCGATTGCCGAACCCTGCCCCGAATGTGGCGCCCCCTTCCTCGTGGAGCGGCGAACGCGCCAGGGTCGAGAACTCCGGTGCGTTGGCGAGGGTTGCAATTACCGCAAGCCCGCGGCATAATCTCCTCCATGAGTTCCAACCCGTGCGTAACCGTCGTCGGCGGCGGATTGGCCGGCGCAGAAGCAGCCTGGCAGGCGGCCAACCGGGGCGTCCCGGTGCGCCTCGTCGAGATGCGACCTACTGCCCGTACCCCGGCGCATCAGACGGATCTGCTGGCCGAGCTGGTCTGTAGCAATTCCTTGAAGTCGCAACAGGTCGGCAGTGCGTCGGGTTTGCTCCACGCGGAAGTCGACCGGTTAGACTCCGTTATTCAGCAGGCAGCCAGGGCACATGCCGTCCCGGCGGGTACCGCGCTGGCCGTGGACCGGACCGCGTTCGCCCAAGAGGTCACCCGCCGGATCACAGGCCACCCGCTGATCCAGCTCCAACGGGAAGAGGTCACGGAAGTGCCTGCCGAGCGGCCCCTGATCATCGCCACCGGTCCTTTAACCTCGAACCCGCTCGCCGAGAGCCTCCGTGATCTTTTCAAGGCGTATCTGGATGAGCAGGCCCTGGATGTGTACTCCGGATCTGGCGCTCGACTCCTCTATTTCTATGACGCGATCTCGCCCATTTTAGCGACCGAGTCAATTGATCGGGAAAAGGTCTTCGCGGCCTCGCGCTATGGCAAGGGGGGTGAGGATTACTGGAACTGCCCCATGACTGACGAGGAGTATGGGGCCTTCTGGGAGGTCCTGGTGACCGCAGAGCTCTATCCCCTCCACGACTTTGAGGACCTGGAGGAGGCCTCCTTCTTTGAGGGATGCCTCCCGATCGAGGAGCTCGCCCGGCGGGGCAAGGAGACGCTCGTGTATGGCCCCCTGAAACCGGTGGGCTTGACCGATCCCCGGACGGGGCGGCGATCCTGTGCGGTGGTGCAGCTTCGCCAGGAGGACAAGACGGGCCAGATGGTCAACATGGTCGGCTTTCAGACCCGTCTCCGTCGCGCGGAACAGCAGCGAGTCTTCCGGATGATCCCGGGCCTGGAGCACGCAGAGTTCTTCCGCTATGGCAGCCTCCATCGAAACACTTACGTCCCCGCCCCGCTTCTGCTTGAACCGACGCTGCAGTTCAAGGGGGACAAGGAGCTGTTCATTGCAGGGCAGCTCATTGGGGTGGAAGGGTATCTCGAGTCGATAGCGTCTGGACTCTTGGCGGGGATCAATGCGGCTCGGCTCGCCCAGGGCCTGGAGCCCGTGAGCCCCCCGGACGAAACGATGTTGGGGTCACTTCTGCGTTATGTCACTTCGACAGATCCCTCCCGATTCCAGCCGATGAATGCTAACTTCGGTCTCATCCCTCCTCTCGAAGCCAGGGTTCGCGACAGGCGAGAGCGCCATGCCGCCTTGGCCCACCGGTCCCTACGAGCCATGGAGACCTGGACCCGAATTTTTTCTTGATCTTTTCCGCACCAGGCCGTATCGTGCAAGACCGAGGGGATAGCGGCACAGGCTATCCCCTCAATCGCTATGGGGGTGGTAGTGAAGGACCTCATGGAACAGTACCTGCGTGAGCTTGAGGGGGAAGGATCTTCCCCTCATACCGTGCGCAATTACCGGATTGACCTGTTGCAGTTCCTCGACTTTCTCCACCAGGTCTACCCAGAGGCACCCGAGGCGGCGAGCCTAGACCGGGTTGATCCGCTCACGGTACGAGCGTTTATGGCCTCGCTGCGACGTCGAGGGCTCACTCCGGTGACGGTCGCTCGCAAGGTGGCATCGTTGCGGTCATTTTTCCAATTCTGCTGCCGTCGAGGGTGGCTCAGCTGGAATCCCGCCGCATTGGTGACCACTCCCAAGCTTCCCAAACCGCTGCCTCCGCATCTCACGGTGGATCAGGCCTTCCAGCTCTTGGCCACGCCCCAGGGCGACGACCCGCTTGCCCTCCGGGACCGGGCAATTCTAGAGCTCTTCTACGCCTCGGGGATCCGGTTGGGTGAGCTCACTGGCCTCACGGTTGACGATCTGGACCTGGAACAGCGCTTGGTGAAAGTCATGGGAAAGGGAAATAAGGAGCGGATTGTCCCGATCGGCCGGCCCGCAGCAGAGGCGTTGGCAGCTTACCTAGCTGCCAGAGACACGCTGAGGAGAGGGAAGTTTGGGGCCTACCGGGGTCCGCTTTTTCTCAATCACCGGGGTGGATGTCTCACCCCGCGGGGTGTAGAGCTGCTCCTCGAGAAGTACCTCCGGAGGAGTGGCATGGGCAAGGCCATCACACCCCACGGGCTTCGGCATAGCTTTGCCAGCCATATGCTGCAGGCGGGTGCAGACCTCCGGGTGATCCAAGAGCTGCTCGGGCATGCCAGTCTCACCACAACCCAGCGCTATACGCATGTGAATCTGGATCAACTTATGGCGGTCTACGATAAGGCGCACCCGAAGGCATGAGAGTTCAGAGTTGAGGGTTGAGAGCCCTTCGACGGGGCTCAGGGCAGGCTGAGGGTTGAGAGTTGAGAGCTGAGGGTTGAGAGTTGAGGGTTGAGAGCTGAGAGTTAGGGGTTCAGAGAGAGGAGGACCGAGGACCGAAGACCAACGACCCTGGACATTTCGAATTTCGAAATTCGAATTTCGAAATTTTGGACCTGCCTCGGAAGGAACCCCCTCCTCGCTCTTGGCGCCGTCGGACGTTGGACTATGAACCATGAATCATGAACACTCGACGTGACACCTTCAACGATGACGCGTAAGCTAACCATACGGGGGACGACGATTCTCTCGGTCCGCCACCAGGGGCGTGTAGCGGTGGCTGGGGATGGCCAAGTCTCTTTGGGTGAGACGGTCATGAAGCACACGGCCAGGAAGGTCCGGCGAATGTACAATAACCAGGTCGTCGTGGGTTTCGCTGGTGCAGCCGCCGATGCCTTTGCCCTTTTCGCCAAGCTCGAGGGGAAGTTGGAGGAGTACCACGGACACTTGCCTCGTGCTGCCGTGGAGTTGGCCAAGGACTGGCGGACCGATCGGGTACTCCGGCGGCTGGAGGCCCTTCTGGCCGTGGTGGACAAGGAGCACTCCTTCATGATCTCGGGAACCGGGGACGTCATCGAGCCGGATGACGGAGTTATTGGGATCGGCTCAGGCGGTCCCTATGCGGCAGCGGCTGCACGGGCGTTGGTGAAATTTTCCGATCTCGACCTGAAAAACATCATGCGGGAGTCGATGCGAATCGCAGCCCAGCTGTCCGTGTATAGTAATGACGAGATCACTATCGAGGAGCTCTGAGCATCCAGGGAGAACAGTAGGGAACGGGACGGTCCGATGGAACAGCTGACACCCAGACAGATTGTGGCCGAGCTGGATAGATACATCATCGGCCAAAACGCGGCAAAGAAGGCGGTCGCCATCGCGGTACGCAATCGGTGGCGGCGGCAGAAGCTGCCTCCGGAACTCCGGGACGAGGTGGCGCCCAAGAACATCATCATGATCGGTCCCACCGGCGTTGGGAAAACCGAGATTGCCCGGCGACTGGCCAAGTTGGCCGAGGCCCCCTTCCTGAAGGTCGAAGCGTCCAAGTTCACCGAGGTTGGCTATGTGGGACGGGATGTGGACTCCATCATCCGGGATCTGACCGACATTGCGGTCAACATGGTTAAGGGTGAGCGGACGGCTGCGGTGGGAGAGCGGGCGGCCGAGTTGGCTGAGGAGCGACTCCTTGATCTCCTCGTCCCCCCAGGCAGGGCAGGTGCGCAACCGGTTGGGTTTGAGACACCCCAGGCTGCTCCTCAAGAAACCCGGGAAAAATTCCGCACTATGCTACGGGAGGGGAAGCTGGATGATCGAATTGTGGAGATTGAGATCCGGGACCGGACGCTGCCCATGGTCGAGGTTGTCCCGGGGGCAGGGGTAGAGGGGATGGATCAGCTGCGGGACATGCTCGACAACCTCCTCCCACACCGTATGAAACGTCGAAGAGTCAAGGTCATGGAGGCGCGACGAATCCTGGCTCAGGAAGAGGCCCAGAAACTGATTGACATGGATGAGGTGCTCGCCGAAGCAATTCGGCGGGCGGAGAACTCCGGGATCGTCTTCTTGGACGAGATCGACAAGATCACGGGGCGGGAGCGAGCATACGGTCCTGACGTCTCCCGGGAAGGGGTACAGCGAGATCTTCTGCCAATCGTGGAGGGGTCGACGATCAGTACAAAGCACGGGATGGTCCGGACCGACCATATCCTCTTCATCGCGGCTGGGGCCTTCCACGTCTCGAAGCCGGCGGACTTGATCCCAGAGATGCAGGGTCGTTTTCCCCTGCGGGTAGAATTGAACAGCCTCACCAAGGAGGACTTTATCCGGATCCTGACCGAGCCCCAGAACGCCCTCATCAAGCAGTACACCGCCCTCTTGGCGACCGAGGGCGTAGACTTGAGCTTTACCTCCGATGCAATCGAGGAAATTGCCAGTATTGCCAGCGCGGTGAACGACGCGACCGAAAACATCGGAGCTAGACGGCTCTACACCATCATGGAACGGTTCCTCGAGGATGTTTCCTTTGAGGCCCCGCACATGGATGGGGTCAAGGTGGAGATCAATTCCGCCTATGTCCGGG
This genomic interval carries:
- the secD gene encoding protein translocase subunit SecD, translating into MKRHLAWRASLVGVAALLSFLYILPSIPGFSPLPAWWRYVRPLIFAPPPEPISLGLDLQGGMHLVLEVDVEKAVEIAVERRVAEIQGAVEEEGISVARLERRGTRQIFLEITEEKARGAVERILGNYPEMARSEEGRTQFLLTLSGREVAVIQEQAVEQNVEKIRNRVDEFGVREPLIQRQGDRRIVVQLPGIKDPERAIKLIGKTALLEFKLVDERSRDRNIVEEALKGKVPEGAEILYEKVLDPQGRVVDRIPYLLEKKTVLTGDVLTSARVQFDPDTNEPVVAFALDRAGARIFGDVTGKNVGRRLAIVLDGNVYSAPVIQNRISGGRGQITGRFTPDGARDLAIVLRAGALPAPVDVIANLTVGPSLGQDSIRAGVQASIVAGILVVSVMTFYYRLAGVVANLALLLNLVMMLGILAGIQATLTLPGIAGIALTIGLAVDSNVLIFERIREELRLGKTVRSAIDTGYSKAWVTIIDSHITALITAMALFLFGSGPIRGFAVTLGIGILINLFTATVGTRVVFDWMTLRGMKRLSI
- a CDS encoding GspH/FimT family pseudopilin encodes the protein MRRYHRAQEAGYTLIEIVIVVILVGILSALALPRFVSPKASLAARRLAADIQYAKELAIRLQTKSGVFFMDSSTYRVFQDDDVSTAAFDPVTGGDFEVSISGLFSDATLDSSFGNTLKFDALGTPLDGSDAKLTSPPANEITITSGGETWTITVEPNTGKVTLP
- the secF gene encoding protein translocase subunit SecF, which codes for MEVVGKTNIDFLGMRRVAFTISTLMVLVGVFATVQIVRGRANLGIDFAGGTSVQVRFERPVELAKVRRAIAASGFPESELQQFVGGRRLFIRVKSSGKPVAGTAAAIEEQLREAFSANPFIVESSNEVGPVIGRELQQAALWAILVSLLGIVSYIAWRFEFRFGIVATVATFHDVLVVLGVFFLLGKEITLLIVTALLTLAGYSLTDTVVVFDRIRENFRARRRDSLAEMINASINQVLSRTIMTSLTTLLAIFALFLLGGEVLRDFSLTLLLGIVVGTYSSVFVASPLVYEWRMRGRRQAVGVKKQAQSLH
- the dprA gene encoding DNA-processing protein DprA, whose translation is MEEREAWLALNMVPHVGPATFAILLEHFGTAKRILKASLKALAAVPGVGPATAKAIRDSRVQETVARERKRMAGRDLRFVTLREEGYPAPLRDIPQPPPVLYHRGSWEDRDRRAVAIVGSRGATPYGRGVADRLAFELARRGLTIVSGLARGIDAAAHRGALRAGGRTIAVLGSGADIIYPAEHRKLGDAIAERGALLSEFPLGTSPFRGNFPQRNRLISGLCLGVVVVEAAVNSGALITADHALEQGKEVFAVPGQVTGRLSQGCHRLIKSGAKLTEGWEDVVEELGAPYAQDVPPMPPLPPVEGEEGRVLQVLGEEPIHIDAIIVGAKLSAPTVAISLLSLEMKGWVKQLSGKTFVRVGM
- a CDS encoding LysM peptidoglycan-binding domain-containing protein; the encoded protein is MKEKMGVALGVLAVTWFLVGQLATSGVASAQEQGKQQEILPEGVYLVKDHDTLWAIANRFLDNPRLWPKVWKQNPFINNPDLIFPGDPLIIPGLTGPPKAVAEAPPVPEEWVEPPPAPGPEVGLPLEEEVIPLGEAPRVVELQGPEEAITVPEHAALQIIPRGELECSGFVAEKQEIHTVGRIIRSAEEFDVRFSWGDQIFVDLGGRKVQKGDRFRIIRPTRKVRHPVTGRRVGIKVMTLGTVEIVDTAGPAPRARIVYSCEDITRGDALVEATPLEVPLGGMSRPTNLSRGGYIVASKSGAYSLGQGDIVYVDVGQAEQIVPGDEFAIYKQSGRRTSLAEINRGELVVVRTTAKSAVALVTRSDLALREGERIVLLRKMP
- the speD gene encoding adenosylmethionine decarboxylase; amino-acid sequence: MRALGKHLLVELYGCNPELLKKVDAVRDIMVTAAKACKATVVDVAFHEFKPFGVSGVVVIAESHLSIHTWPEYQYAAVDIFTCGKTIEPEQAVRHIADRFDCPYPSIVEVKRGFIPGSGPLRHKVVQGGRRSQGSREKVPAVS